A section of the Virgibacillus sp. NKC19-3 genome encodes:
- a CDS encoding HAD family hydrolase: MIKAILFDLDDTLLWDEKSIKEAFKATCQLAAERYAIDPALLEANVRKNAETLYASYDTYDFTTMIGISAFEGLWGNFADEGESFRKMREIAPAYREEAWTRGLKDSGIDNPAFAYELASTFPVIRKEKPFVYNDTFRVLDQLTRNYQLLLLTNGSPDLQQTKLNITPELAPYFDHIVISGDFGKGKPAPTIFEHALELLSIQKDEALMVGDNLMTDILGASRAGIDSVWVNRKQKVANEVIPTYEITELEELVPLVKNRC, from the coding sequence TTGATCAAAGCTATTCTATTTGATCTGGATGATACATTACTTTGGGATGAGAAAAGCATCAAAGAGGCTTTCAAAGCAACTTGTCAGCTTGCTGCGGAAAGGTATGCGATTGATCCGGCTTTATTGGAAGCAAATGTACGGAAAAATGCCGAGACGTTATATGCCTCTTATGATACATATGATTTTACTACGATGATTGGCATTAGTGCTTTCGAAGGGCTATGGGGGAATTTTGCGGATGAAGGGGAATCTTTTCGTAAAATGAGGGAGATTGCTCCTGCCTACCGAGAGGAAGCATGGACGCGAGGACTGAAAGATTCCGGCATTGATAATCCAGCGTTTGCCTATGAACTGGCTTCGACGTTTCCTGTGATTCGCAAGGAAAAGCCCTTTGTGTATAACGATACATTTCGTGTGTTGGATCAGTTAACAAGGAACTATCAATTACTGTTGCTCACCAATGGTTCCCCTGACTTGCAGCAGACAAAACTGAATATTACACCGGAACTTGCGCCGTATTTTGACCATATTGTTATCTCAGGGGATTTCGGGAAGGGGAAGCCAGCCCCGACTATTTTTGAGCATGCACTGGAGCTTCTTTCTATTCAAAAGGATGAGGCACTAATGGTTGGGGATAACTTGATGACAGATATTCTTGGGGCGTCACGTGCAGGAATAGATTCTGTTTGGGTCAATCGTAAACAAAAAGTTGCAAATGAAGTTATCCCGACTTATGAAATCACCGAATTGGAAGAGTTAGTGCCACTGGTAAAAAATAGGTGCTAA